In Brachypodium distachyon strain Bd21 chromosome 2, Brachypodium_distachyon_v3.0, whole genome shotgun sequence, one genomic interval encodes:
- the LOC100844570 gene encoding signal peptidase complex catalytic subunit SEC11A codes for MGFIGDQVESIRSMQVRHVLSQIISLGMIVTSALIIWKGLMVATGSESPVVVVLSGSMEPGFKRGDILFLRMSKEPIRTGEIVVFNIDGREIPIVHRVIKVHERQESAEVDILTKGDNNFGDDRLLYAQGQLWLHQHHIMGRAVGYLPYVGWVTIVMTEKPIIKYLLIGALGLLVITSKE; via the exons ATGGGGTTCATCGGCGACCAGGTGGAGTCGATCCGCTCGATGCAGGTCCGCCATGTGCTCTCGCAGATCATCAGCCTCG GTATGATTGTTACGTCGGCATTGATCATATGGAAAGGATTGATGGTCGCAACAGGGAGCGAGTCCCCAGTGGTGGTGGTTCTTTCTGGTAGCATGGAGCCTGGATTTAAAAGG GGTGATATCCTGTTTTTGCGCATGAGCAAAGAACCTATCCGCACTGGAGAAATAGTTGTTTTTAATATTGAT GGCCGTGAAATTCCAATTGTTCACCGTGTGATAAAG GTTCACGAGCGCCAGGAAAGTGCAGAAGTTGATATCCTGACGAAAG GTGACAACAATTTTGGGGATGACCGACTTTTGTATGCACAAGGACAGCTTTGGCTTCATCAACATCACATTATGGGACGGGCTGTAGG CTATCTTCCCTATGTCGGGTGGGTTACAATTGTCATGACTGAGAAGCCGATTATCAAG TACCTTCTGATTGGCGCACTGGGCCTGCTGGTCATAACATCGAAAGAGTAA
- the LOC100843966 gene encoding probable methyltransferase PMT7, with product MGSWWSPASVEPRSVQLLLLGVALVAASFYAGTLFQSSASPALILPPPGSRSRDSSNPQDAPEFANRVIVTYRTTPISVPDHGLDVCPLEYNEYVPCHDAAYVSKLSNLDRTRHEDLEDICPPQEKRLFCLVPPPNDYKIPIRWPTSRDYVWRSNVNHSRLSEVKGGQNWVHEHGKLWWFPGGGTHFKHGALEYIERLGNMTTNSTGDLSSAGVVQVLDVGCGVASFSAYLLSLDIHTMSFAPKDGHENQIQFALERGIGAMISVLATKQLPYPGNSFEMVHCSRCRVDWHENDGILLKEVDRLLRPNGYFVYSAPPAYRKDKDFPVIWEKLINITTAMCWKLIAKHVQTAIWLKPEDESCRQKNADTKLLNICDPNVSSSSSWKAPLLNCVRFNKDQSKMQKLPPRPDRLTFYSRNLEMIGVTPEKFENNNQFWWDQVRKYWSLLGVEKTSIRNVMDMSANYGGFAMALSNDPVWIMNIVPHTTVNTLPVIYDRGLIGSYHDWCEPFSTYPRSYDLLHAFHLFSHYQDRTDGCSMEDIMLEIDRIIRPQGFIIIRDDDTTHSRIIDLAPKFLWDVTTHSLENEENRPEQVLICRKKFWAIV from the exons ATGGGCTCCTggtggtcgccggcgtcgGTGGAACCGCGGTCGGtgcagctgctgcttctgggcgtcgccctcgtcgccgcctccttctACGCGGGCACCCTGTTCCagtcctccgcctcccccgcgCTCATATTACCCCCTCCCGGCTCCCGGTCGCGGGATTCTTCCAATCCCCAAG ATGCTCCAGAATTTGCAAACAGAGTTATTGTTACTTATCGCACAACACCAATCTCAGTTCCAGATCATGGACTTGATGTGTGTCCTTTGGAATACAATGAGTATGTTCCCTGTCATGATGCAGCCTATGTAAGCAAATTAAGCAACTTGGATAGAACTAGACATGAAGATCTTGAAGATATTTGCCCTCCACAAGAGAAACGTTTGTTCTGTTTGGTGCCCCCACCAAATGATTACAAGATACCGATAAGATGGCCAACAAGTCGGGACTACGTATGGCGTAGTAATGTGAACCATTCACGTCTTTCTGAGGTAAAAGGAGGGCAGAATTGGGTGCATGAGCATGGTAAGCTTTGGTGGTTTCCTGGAGGTGGTACGCACTTCAAACATGGTGCATTAGAATACATAGAGAG GTTAGGAAATATGACAACAAATAGTACTGGGGATCTCAGTTCAGCGGGGGTAGTTCAAGTTTTGGATGTTGGATGTGGTGTTGCCAGCTTTTCTGCTTATCTTCTTTCCCTAGACATTCATACTATGTCATTTGCCCCAAAAGATGGCCATGAGAATCAAATCCAGTTTGCTTTAGAACGTGGGATTGGTGCAATGATCTCTGTGTTGGCCACGAAACAATTACCCTATCCTGGAAATTCATTTGAAATGGTTCATTGTTCCCGATGCCGTGTTGACTGGCACGAAAATG ATGGAATATTGCTCAAAGAGGTCGATCGTCTTCTGCGACCTAATGGATATTTCGTATACTCTGCTCCACCAGCTTATAGAAAAGATAAAGATTTCCCTGTTATCTGGGAGAAGCTAATTAATATCACAACAGCAATGTGTTGGAAGCTTATTGCTAAACATGTTCAGACTGCTATATGGCTCAAGCCTGAAGATGAATCTTGCCGACAGAAAAATGCTGATACGAAACTCCTGAATATCTGTGATCCCAATGTTAGTTCTTCCTCATCGTGGAAAGCCCCGTTGTTGAACTGTGTGAGGTTTAACAAGGATCAATCGAAAATGCAGAAACTGCCTCCCAGACCTGATCGCCTGACATTTTATTCCAGGAATTTGGAGATGATAG GTGTGACTCCAGAGAAGTTTGAGAATAATAACCAGTTCTGGTGGGACCAGGTTCGCAAGTACTGGTCATTACTCGGTGTAGAAAAGACTAGCATACGGAATGTCATGGATATGAGTGCTAATTATGGTGGATTTGCTATGGCACTGAGCAATGATCCTGTCTGGATCATGAATATAGTACCCCATACAACGGTCAACACATTGCCAGTTATCTATGATCGTGGGTTAATTGGTTCTTACCATGACTG GTGTGAGCCATTCTCAACATATCCTCGGTCTTATGACTTGCTACATGCTTTCCATCTATTTTCTCATTATCAAGATCGAACGGATGGTTGCTCCATGGAAGACATCATGCTAGAAATAGATCGCATAATTCGCCCACAG GGTTTTATCATTATCAGAGACGATGATACCACTCACTCAAGAATTATTGACCTCGCACCAAAGTTCCTATGGGATGTCACCACTCATAGTTTGGAAAACGAGGAAAACAGGCCAGAGCAGGTTTTGATTTGCAGGAAAAAGTTTTGGGCTATCGTTTGA
- the LOC100843657 gene encoding probable calcium-binding protein CML15 — translation MGKMRSLFSRSGSSRRSSSSSKSPPSSTRGAESPARAATAPPPRPEDEMERVFRKFDANGDGRISRSELAALFESVGHAATDDEVARMMEEADADGDGYISLAEFAAINAAPDAAVEEDLRHAFRVFDADGNGAISPAELARVLRGLGEAATVAQCRRMIEGVDRNGDGLVSFDEFKLMMAGGGGFGKIGA, via the coding sequence atgGGCAAGATGCGGTCGCTCTTCTcccgcagcggcagcagccgccgctcctcctcctcctccaagtcCCCCCCGTCGTCCACCCGCGGGGCGGAATCCCCGGCCCGTGCTGCGACCGCCCCGCCCCCGCGACCCGAGGACGAGATGGAGCGCGTGTTCCGCAAGTTCGACGCCAACGGCGACGGGCGGATCTCGCGGTCGGAGCTGGCGGCGCTGTTCGAGAGCGTGGGCCACGCGGCCACGGACGACGAGGTGGCGCGCATGATGGAGGAGGCCGACGCGGACGGCGACGGCTACATCAGCCTCGCCGAGTTCGCCGCCATCAACGCcgcgcccgacgccgccgtcgaggaggacctCAGGCACGCCTTCCGGGTCTTCGACGCCGACGGCAACGGCGCCATATCCCCCGCCGAGCTCGCGCGCGTGCtgcgcgggctcggggaggCCGCCACCGTCGCGCAGTGCCGCCGCATGATCGAGGGCGTCGACCGCAACGGCGACGGGCTCGTCTCCTTCGACGAGTTCAAGCTCAtgatggccggcggcggcggcttcggcaAGATCGGCGCTTAG
- the LOC100843354 gene encoding conserved oligomeric Golgi complex subunit 5, which produces MAAPATPHLLLSPTSKDLITGSSFASPPSPTSTDPASPLDAFASDPVLSTFLSPSFSPADFSSAALSSGLAASRAEQLQDAIRLLRRHLRAEVLRRHPLLLSHLLSLRSASASLSSLPSNLRLLFSHLSLLSSHLSAPRSHLALSSSSLSSLLATADLLLHSHRLVRLSSRLLSSSPAPDLARQAELHREIRLLYEEKNLSGINAVDEEMRKVDAAASKLRSEASAVIDRGIAESNQNDVWCGLQVYYNLGELKPAVEGLVGKCKAAGAKSVAVALDMKAISMAGGGGGPGGVQRSGTPQLGGSKRAADALWERMRQCMEELHRAVNAAWQLQTVLTKKRVPFTQMLFLEEVWQEGEPLLTERVWDAIVKAFASQLKSVFTASSFVKEIFTLGYPRLFSMIENLLERISRDTDVKGTLPALTPEGKDHMVATVEIFQTAFLALSQSRLSDYINNIFPMSNRGSIPSKDQISRLISRIQEEIEVVRTHGHLLLLVLREIGKILLLLAQRAEYQISTGPEARQVTGTVTPAQLKNFALCLHLHEVHTRISSILSTLPNVASEVLSPSLGVIYGVSCDSVTSLFQAMLDRLESCILQMHEQDFGAHGMDGAMDNNASAYMEELQKCAIHFRSEFLSKLLPSSASRSETICTIMVRRMASRVLIFFIRHASLVRPLSEAGKLRMARDMAELELAVGQNLFPVEQLGAPYRALRAFRPVLFLEISQLEKSPLLKDLPPSVILHHLYSRGPDELQSPLQRNKLTPLQYSLWLDSQGEDQIWKGVKATLDDYEMKARSRGDKEFSAVYPLMRQIGSALSQATL; this is translated from the exons atggccgccccaGCCACGCCGCACCTACTCCTCTCGCCGACCTCCAAGGACCTCATCACCGGCTCCTCCTTCgcctcgcctccctcccccacctccaccgACCCAGCCTCCCCGCTCGACGCCTTCGCCTCCGATCCCGTCCTCTCCAccttcctctccccgtccTTCTCCCCCGCCGacttctcctccgccgcgctctcctctggcctcgccgcctcccgcgccgAGCAGCTCCAGGACGCCATCcgactcctccgccgccacctccgcgccGAGGTgctgcgccgccacccgctcctcctctctcacctcctctccctccgctccgcctccgcctccctgTCCAGTCTCCCCTCCAatctccgcctcctcttctcccaCCTCTCCCTGCTCTCATCTCACCTCTCCGCGCCGCGCTCCCACCTCGCCCTTTCCTCCTCATCCCTCTCCAGCCTTCTCGCcaccgccgacctcctcctccactcccACCGCCTCGTCCGCCTCTCCTcacgcctcctctcctcctcccctgcccCCGACCTCGCCCGCCAGGCTGAGCTGCACCGCGAGATCCGCCTCCTCTACGAGGAGAAGAACCTCTCAGGCATCAATGCCGTTGACGAGGAGATGCGCAAGGTTGATGCGGCCGCCTCCAAGCTCCGATCGGAGGCCAGTGCCGTCATCGACCGTGGCATCGCTGAGTCCAACCAGAACGACGTCTGGTGCGGCCTGCAGGTGTACTACAATCTTGGAGAACTGAAACCAGCAGTTGAGGGGCTCGTGGGAAAGTGCAAGGCAGCAGGGGCCAAGAGCGTGGCTGTGGCACTGGACATGAAGGCCATATCAATGgctggtggtggaggtggtcCTGGAGGCGTGCAGAGAAGTGGCACTCCACAGCTTGGTGGCAGTAAGAGGGCGGCAGATGCACTCTGGGAAAGGATGAGGCAGTGCATGGAGGAGCTGCATCGGGCAGTTAACGCTGCATGGCAGCTACAAACTGTGCTCACCAAGAAGCGTGTGCCGTTCACGCAAATGCTGTTCCTTGAGGAGGTTTGGCAG GAGGGTGAACCTCTGTTGACAGAGAGAGTATGGGATGCAATTGTTAAGGCCTTTGCCAGTCAGCTAAAATCTGTCTTTACAGCCTCAAGCTTTGTCAAGGAAATATTTACTCTTGGATATCCAAGACTGTTCTCAATGATTGAGAACCTTCTTGAGAGAATTTCAAGAGATACCGATGTAAAGGGTACCCTTCCAGCGCTTACCCCCGAAGGAAAAGATCACATGGTTGCAACCGTCGAGATATTCCAGACTGCCTTTTTGGCTCTCAGCCAGAGTCGTCTCTCTGATTATATCAATAACATATTTCCTATGTCAAACCGTGGAAGCATACCTTCAAAAGATCAAATATCAAGGCTAATATCTCGCATCCAAGAGGAAATTGAAGTTGTCAGAACTCATGGGCATTTACTGCTGCTTGTTCTACGTGAAATTGGAAAGATCTTGCTTCTTTTAGCACAAAGAGCTGAATATCAG ATTTCTACTGGTCCTGAAGCCCGCCAAGTTACTGGCACAGTGACGCCAGCTCAATTAAAAAACTTTGCTCTGTGCCTACACCTCCATGAGGTTCACACGCGCATTTCAAGTATCTTATCAACACTCCCAAATGTTGCTTCTGAAGTCCTTTCCCCATCTCTCGGGGTCATATATGGCGTCTCTTGTGATTCGGTTACCTCACTATTCCAAGCTATGCTTGACCGTCTCGAATCATGTATCCTGCAAATGCACGAGCAGGACTTTGGAGCTCACGGAATGGATGGAGCGATGGATAATAATGCATCGGCTTACATGGAGGAGCTTCAGAAGTGTGCTATCCACTTCCGCAGCGAGTTCTTGTCAAAGCTTCTGCCATCATCAGCCTCTCGTTCAGAGACCATATGTACCATAATGGTCAGAAGGATGGCTTCAAGGGTCCTCATATTCTTCATTAGGCATGCTTCTCTTGTTAGGCCACTCTCTGAAGCAGGGAAGTTGAGAATGGCTAGGGATATGGCCGAGCTGGAGCTAGCGGTTGGTCAGAATCTGTTTCCAGTGGAGCAGCTGGGCGCGCCATATCGTGCATTGCGTGCATTCCGCCCTGTCCTATTCCTGGAGATATCTCAGCTTGAGAAGTCTCCACTCCTGAAGGACTTGCCACCCAGTGTGATCCTCCACCACCTATACTCTCGAGGGCCTGATGAGCTACAGTCGCCTTTACAACGAAACAAGCTCACCCCGCTGCAGTACTCTCTGTGGCTTGATTCGCAAGGTGAGGATCAGATCTGGAAGGGTGTGAAGGCAACCCTGGACGACTATGAGATGAAGGCAAGGTCTCGTGGAGACAAGGAGTTCAGTGCAGTGTACCCTCTCATGCGTCAGATTGGATCTGCGTTGTCACAGGCCACGCTCTAA
- the LOC104582684 gene encoding uncharacterized protein LOC104582684 isoform X2, which yields MSLWKIPAMELLNRYVQWRNRFLALVLMLSAIGCPMAEKKHGESRMASWKPDMLMAEMKQRCLGGRRDPGSFCRASIGNAPEERKPNPNKQSALELSIRGYAERRSGVVVAPAVGTTFDSLQEAYDFYNLYSWEIGFGVRYAKSRLNVHRKKCMQEIVCSCSGKPLKENMRSARTGCTALIRLLRSADNGWYVCEHREERNHPLSNTCGEKLHWQSHRHIDPYTKELVRHLRENNVSLGKVYSIIGSFFGSLENVPFTKRSLKTLCGKISREQSDNDAGKIGHPVLSFSPSCHTAAAAASPPAPLPISEASSAAAAAMAFEKIKVANPIVEMDSQIPLPLLRQIDLSRGHGAVRLSI from the exons ATGAGTCTCTGGAAAATACCAGCAATGGAGCTGTTGAATCGGTATGTACAGTGGAGGAATCGGTTCTTGGCACTCGTGTTGATGCTGAGCGCGATTGGGTGTCCGATGGCCGAGAAGAAGCACGGGGAGTCCAGAATGGCGTCTTGGAAACCAGACATGTTGATGGCCGAGATGAAGCAGAGGTGCCTGGGTGGACGCAGAG ATCCTGGTTCCTTCTGCAGGGCTAGCATCGGGAACGCGCCGGAAGAGAGGAAGCCAAATCCAAACAAGCAGAGCGCCCTGGAGTTGTCTATCCGTGGGTACGCTGAGCGCCGGTCAGGGGTTGTGGTGGCACCGGCTGTCGGAACCACGTTCGATTCGTTGCAGGAGGCATATGATTTCTACAACCTGTATTCCTGGGAAATTGGTTTTGGTGTGCGGTATGCGAAGAGTCGTCTCAATGTACACCGGAAGAAGTGTATGCAGGAAATCGTCTGCAGCTGCTCG GGGAAGCCGCTGAAGGAGAACATGAGGTCTGCTCGTACAGGTTGCACTGCATTGATCCGCTTACTTAGATCTGCGGACAACGGATGGTATGTATGTGAACACAGGGAAGAACGCAACCACCCGTTATCGAACACTTGTGGCGAGAAGCTGCACTGGCAATCGCACAGGCACATTGATCCTTACACGAAAGAGTTGGTACGCCACCTGAGGGAGAACAATGTCAGCTTGGGCAAGGTGTATAGCATAATTGGCAGCTTCTTTGGTTCTTTGGAGAACGTGCCATTCACGAAACGTTCATTGAAGACGTTGTGCGGCAAGATCAGCCGGGAGCAATCAGATAATGACGCTGGCAAAATTGGACACCCCGttctctccttctccccgTCGTGCCacaccgcagcagcagccgcttCCCCACCTGCCCCGCTCCCGATCTCCGAGGcaagcagcgccgccgcggccgccatggcgttTGAGAAGATCAAGGTCGCCAACCCCATCGTCGAGATGGACAGTCAGATCCCACTCCCCCTTCTCCGGCAGATAGATCTATCTCGCGGCCACGGCGCTGTTCGCTTATCGATATAA
- the LOC104582684 gene encoding uncharacterized protein LOC104582684 isoform X1 has translation MSVEAAASVLRSFPARYESLENTSNGAVESVCTVEESVLGTRVDAERDWVSDGREEARGVQNGVLETRHVDGRDEAEVPGWTQRASIGNAPEERKPNPNKQSALELSIRGYAERRSGVVVAPAVGTTFDSLQEAYDFYNLYSWEIGFGVRYAKSRLNVHRKKCMQEIVCSCSGKPLKENMRSARTGCTALIRLLRSADNGWYVCEHREERNHPLSNTCGEKLHWQSHRHIDPYTKELVRHLRENNVSLGKVYSIIGSFFGSLENVPFTKRSLKTLCGKISREQSDNDAGKIGHPVLSFSPSCHTAAAAASPPAPLPISEASSAAAAAMAFEKIKVANPIVEMDSQIPLPLLRQIDLSRGHGAVRLSI, from the exons ATGTCGGTAGAGGCGGCAGCTTCCGTCCTCCGAAGCTTTCCTGCGAG ATATGAGTCTCTGGAAAATACCAGCAATGGAGCTGTTGAATCGGTATGTACAGTGGAGGAATCGGTTCTTGGCACTCGTGTTGATGCTGAGCGCGATTGGGTGTCCGATGGCCGAGAAGAAGCACGGGGAGTCCAGAATGGCGTCTTGGAAACCAGACATGTTGATGGCCGAGATGAAGCAGAGGTGCCTGGGTGGACGCAGAG GGCTAGCATCGGGAACGCGCCGGAAGAGAGGAAGCCAAATCCAAACAAGCAGAGCGCCCTGGAGTTGTCTATCCGTGGGTACGCTGAGCGCCGGTCAGGGGTTGTGGTGGCACCGGCTGTCGGAACCACGTTCGATTCGTTGCAGGAGGCATATGATTTCTACAACCTGTATTCCTGGGAAATTGGTTTTGGTGTGCGGTATGCGAAGAGTCGTCTCAATGTACACCGGAAGAAGTGTATGCAGGAAATCGTCTGCAGCTGCTCG GGGAAGCCGCTGAAGGAGAACATGAGGTCTGCTCGTACAGGTTGCACTGCATTGATCCGCTTACTTAGATCTGCGGACAACGGATGGTATGTATGTGAACACAGGGAAGAACGCAACCACCCGTTATCGAACACTTGTGGCGAGAAGCTGCACTGGCAATCGCACAGGCACATTGATCCTTACACGAAAGAGTTGGTACGCCACCTGAGGGAGAACAATGTCAGCTTGGGCAAGGTGTATAGCATAATTGGCAGCTTCTTTGGTTCTTTGGAGAACGTGCCATTCACGAAACGTTCATTGAAGACGTTGTGCGGCAAGATCAGCCGGGAGCAATCAGATAATGACGCTGGCAAAATTGGACACCCCGttctctccttctccccgTCGTGCCacaccgcagcagcagccgcttCCCCACCTGCCCCGCTCCCGATCTCCGAGGcaagcagcgccgccgcggccgccatggcgttTGAGAAGATCAAGGTCGCCAACCCCATCGTCGAGATGGACAGTCAGATCCCACTCCCCCTTCTCCGGCAGATAGATCTATCTCGCGGCCACGGCGCTGTTCGCTTATCGATATAA